The following are encoded in a window of Magnolia sinica isolate HGM2019 chromosome 11, MsV1, whole genome shotgun sequence genomic DNA:
- the LOC131219373 gene encoding uncharacterized protein LOC131219373: MEVDRETPDRKLTRSGNGLLFEKTPPQALQTAQKSPIFGEGGQKNSEPHQISGPKAFSFSERYMSPTDQIVSPITKGLLARNRKGGPLLPPSKTPPKNLDLSL; the protein is encoded by the exons aTGGAGGTAGACCGTGAGACGCCGGATCGGAAGCTAACCCGGTCGGGGAACGGGCTTTTGTTCGAGAAAACGCCACCTCAGGCACTACAAACTGCTCAGAAATCGCCAATTTTCGGAGAAGGTGGCCAAAAGAATAGTGAGCCACATCAAATCAGCGGCCCCAAGGCATTCAGTTTCTCTGAAAG ATATATGAGCCCAACGGATCAGATTGTTTCTCCAATTACCAAAGGCCTTCTTGCAAGAAACAGAAAGGGTGGCCCGCTCTTGCCACCATCAAAAACCCCACCAAAG AATCTGGATTTGAGTTTGTAA